The following DNA comes from Pseudomonas sp. Tri1.
GGCTTTCTTGAATTCACCGTAGAAGACTATCTGGCTACCAGTCAAACCGAGGGTCGCTATGAAATCGAAGTCAACCAACTCGACCCGCGCCTGCGCATGCCGATGTGCGACAAGGAATTGACTGCTTCGCTGGAGAGCCCTGCAAGACCCCTGGGCCGGGTCACGGTGAAGGTACGTTGCGACAGCGCCGCGCCCTGGACAGTGTTCGTACCGGCTCAGGTGCGCCTGTTCCGCGAAATTGTCACCACCACCCGTCCGCTCAAGCGGGCCGGGATTGTCGAGCCTCAGGACGTAATCCTGCGCGAACGGGACATCAGTCAGATCAGCCAAGGCTTCCTGACCTCCGTCGACCAGGCGATCGGCCAGAAACTTGTCCGACCAATGGTCGCCGATCAAGTCGTCACCCTGGTGCACCTGGAACAGGCCGAAGTGATCCGCAAAGGCGACCAGGTGGTCATTACCGCCCGCAGCGGGACCCTGGCTGTGCGGATGCCAGGCGAAGCCTTGTCCAACGGGGGCATGCGTGAACAGATTCGGGTGAAAAACCTCAATTCCCAACGGGTTATCAAGGCGCAGGTCATGGCCCCGGGCCAGGTGGAAGTGGCGATGTAGCGATCGGGTAGAAATGGGTAGAGAGCTGGCGCTTGACCCGGGTGTTCCCTAGACTGTGCCTT
Coding sequences within:
- the flgA gene encoding flagellar basal body P-ring formation chaperone FlgA; its protein translation is MNAQTTFSRRLITHCRHWLGALLAVCLFTSGGPALAAVPVTLPDLLIGVTQGFLEFTVEDYLATSQTEGRYEIEVNQLDPRLRMPMCDKELTASLESPARPLGRVTVKVRCDSAAPWTVFVPAQVRLFREIVTTTRPLKRAGIVEPQDVILRERDISQISQGFLTSVDQAIGQKLVRPMVADQVVTLVHLEQAEVIRKGDQVVITARSGTLAVRMPGEALSNGGMREQIRVKNLNSQRVIKAQVMAPGQVEVAM